cgagatatagccaattttccaaccatttccattttcacgaatttcccggaaattttttatcgatgttatttggaaaaacattctaagcaagaggttccggagtggcacaaaattttcgtcctttttgccctaggaccaaccgttttcgagatatagccaattttccaaccatttccattttcacgaatttcccggaaattttttatcgatgttatttggaaaaacattctaagcaagaggttccggagtggcaccaaattttcgtcctttttgccctaggaccaaccgttttcgagatatagccaattttccaaccatttccattttcacgaatttcccggaaattttttatcgatgttatttggaaaaacattctaagcaagaggttccggagtggcacaaaattttcgtcctttttgccctaggactaaccgttttcgagatatagccaattttccaaccatttccattttcacgaatttcccggaaattttttatcgatgttatttggaaaaacattctaagcaagaggttccggagtggcacaaaattttcgtcctttttgccctaggaccaaccgttttcgagatatagccaattttccaaccatttccattttcacgaatttcccggaaattttttatcgatgttatttggaaaaacattctaagcaagaggttccggagtggcacaaaattttcgtcctttttgccctaggaccaaccgttttcgagatatagccaattttccaaccatttccattttcacgaatttcccggaaattttttatcgatgttatttggaaaaacattctaagcaagaggttcaggagtggcaccaaattttcgtcctttttgccctaggaccaaccgttttcgagatatagccaatttccattttcacatgtaacaatttcaagacaaatttcaccaaaaattatgaaaatttttaacatttgtattaggagaatataagttgaaaacccaacccaacccaacccaacccaacccaacccaacccaatccaacccaacccaacccaacccaacccaacccaacccaacccaacccaacccaacccaacccaacccaaccatttccattttcacgaatttcccggaaatttttcatcgatgttatttggaaaaacattctaagcaagaggttccggagtggcacaaaattttcgtcctttttgccctaggaccaaccgttttcgagatatagccaattttccaaccatttccattttcacgaatttcccggaaattttttatcgatgttatttggaaaaactttctaagcaagaggttcaggagtggcacaaaattttcgtcctttttgccctaggaccaaccgttttcgagatatagccaattttccaaccatttccattttcacgaatttcccggaaattttttatcgatgttatttggaaaaacattctaagcaagaggttccggagtggcacaaaattttcgtcctttttgccctaggacccaccgttttcgagatatagccaattttccaaccatttccattttcacgaatttcccggaaattttttatcgatgttatttggaaaaactttctaagcaagaggttcaggagtggcacaaaattttcgtcctttttgccctaggaccaaccgttttcgagatatagccaattttccaaccatttccattttcacgaatttcccggaaattttttatcgatgttatttggaaaaacattctaagcaagaggttccggagtggcaccaaattttcgtcctttttgccctaggaccaaccgttttcgagatatagccaattttccaaccatttccattttcacgaatttcccggaaattttttatcgatgttatttggaaaaacattctaagcaagaggttcaggagtggcacaaaattttcgtcctttttgccctaggaccaaccgttttcgagatatagccaatttccattttcacatgtaacaatttcaagacaaatttcaccaaaaattatgaaaatttttaacatttgtattaggagaatataagttgaaaacccaacccaacccaacccaacccaacccaacccaatccaacccaacccaacccaacccaacccaacccaacccaacccaacccaaccatttccattttcacgaatttcccggaaatttttcatcgatgttatttggaaaaacattctaagcaagaggttccggagtggcacaaaattttcgtcctttttgccctaggaccaaccgttttcgagatatagccaattttccaaccatttccattttcacgaatttcccggaaattttttatcgatgttatttggaaaaactttctaagcttAGTGTACTAACCTGgcattatattctcctaatacaaattgaagaaaattgaagtaattttggccaaaaaacacaaaaaaatgagaacatatccatcaatttttaaacaaaattttccattttcacgaatttcccggattTCACGAATTTCcattttcatcgatgttatttggaaaaacattctaagcaagaggttcaggagtggcacaaaattttcgtcctttttgccctaggaccaaccgttttcgagatatagccaattttcattttcacatgtaaactttttcaagacaaatttcaccaaaaattatgaaaatttttaacatttgtattaggagaatataagttgaaaaggGAAAAAGTAGTaccatttttaaccataaatcgaggtaaaatgttagtttagttagtttataataaaaattattatatttgtatttaatgtaaataattattaataaaaaaataaataaatatatttattatttttaaatttgtaccagttaacaaaaaacaatgaagtataaatattaaaaatcatttctattAACAAActtaagatttatttaatttgatgcaTTGAAAACAATGTAAATTATCAAATGAAACTAGTAGTTCCATCTATAGAAaacatattgaactaaaaataattacaaaagcaGAGCCATCTATGCCAAATAGTTTGAACTATTTATTTACTGCTAGTTCAAAATATTCACCAAAGATGGCACCACCGTTGTTTACAGTTAGTTCAAAATATTACCCATAGATGTCACTATAGTCGGATCATGTTAGTTCAAACTGTTTGCTATAGATGGCATTACTATCGCAGTTAATAAATAGTTCAAACTATTTGCCATAGATGGCTCtgcttttgtaattatttttagttcaatatgttTCCTATAGATGGCACTACTAGtttcatttgataatttatattgttttcattgcatcaaattaaataaatcttaagtttgttaatataataatttttaaaattcatactttactctgttatgttttctttactacaaattatcaaattgatttttccaatcctttcttatcattttaaaataaatacttgatttatcagCTTATGTCGGTAAAAccgtttcaatttattatttagtcaAACTGACAGTTGTAGAGTTTGACATATTATTCATAAACATAACTAAttgattaatgattaattaaataattatttaaataaaagtttaatatttattttttaaataatatatttttaaagtttactttGTATTCGTTAAAATGGTTGAAGTAAGTAACGTCTTCCCGTCAATAAAtgtagttaaattaattaattttgtattaaatttattgaacagGAATTAAAGAAGTACATGAACACGTTACTAAACAGGTACTTTtattacttgttttatttaataataaataatgaattaatgatttttattaaatttagagtTCATGGATTGCATTGCATATTAATTTCGGATAGGGATGGTGTCCCAGTTGTTAAAGGTATAAATAAAGGTCGATCGATTGATTTgtatgattgattgattgaatgTTGAATGTTTTTTAGTAACAAGTGATAAAGTTCCTGAACTAGCGCAACGTCCAACATTTCTCTCAACATTTGCGTTAGCTTCGGATCAAGGCAGTAAACTTGGTttaggtaaaaataaaacattgatttGTATGTATTCCCAATATCAAGTgattcaattcaataaattactGCTTGTGATCAATTTGATTGCAAGTAGTGAAGCTAACACAGGTCATTGTCTTGCTTTAGAAGAATAtcttgaaccgattttaaatgatttaaaaactgCTGTTATTGAACcttaaaactaaactaaattgtaatataattatgGATCTGGATCTGGATCGTAGAACACACCATGATCTATGATCTATGATCTATTTAAAGCACAAACACAAGTGAACTAAGAATatcaatcaaatactttttaaaataaagtgcaGGTCTTGAAGTCACTTTGATTTACTTctaaataagataaatattatttagatcGTTCGATGTTGTGTTCTAAGGATCCAGGATCCAGGATCCACATTCATcctgttataattattaataattaattgttttatataattttattaaaaaacattttacttacattttattatttatttgcttcAAACCATTTCCTacaattgtacaaatattcgaTACCTAAACTTCCTTTTCAACCTTCACCCTGCCGAAgatcaaaaatagataaatacaaAGTTTGTAGCTGCTGTTGGTATAACTAGACTAAATAATAAGTCTGAATTAGACAATtgaaaaacgttgagaaattcagagttcCAAACACTTAttcgtttttcaaatattttttccaacagGATCGTTAGACATCAAATTGACTTTTGATCAGACTGAACGAAGACTTTTACATTCCTTAAAGAAAAGttattaatgaaattgaaaattgaaaggaAAGAatgagatttaaaaattttaaagattagggatggataaaatttaggttatttgtttttgtttttattattaaaatttataaacattaaattaatatttttgtacagttttaCAGTATTTGATTATTTGGTCTTTTGACCTGGACCTGATGATGATGTATCGGTATCGGTAACATCACTTGACGTGGATGCTGTGGATGGTTTTGATTCATGATTCATCATCGTACTTGATACAAACATATTTGGTATACtattaccaaaataaattttactattttgtgCTAGAGTCTCATATTTTCTTAATTCTAGATATTCTGGTGTTAATAACAATTGATTCGCTTCAGCATGTCGTTGTGCTTGATAGAATTCAGCATCTGTTCGACTTTTCTGTCGCGCCAGATGCATTTCATCTTCAATAAGTGCTATGCGTTGTAATGATTCTTTTTCCATTACTTTCTGTTCGTATTGAATTTTCGCTACTTGAGCGACTTTTTCAGCTTCGATTATTGCTTTTTTCCGTTCGGTTTCTGCGTCTTTTTCGACAAcctgtaataaataattgtatgttaTCTTTAAATTGTAATCCTTTCAGTGCACTATAAGGAATAATAAATAGAAGGGAAATGAACGGGAACTTGAACTTTAAAAGAGGGATGAaatcgttaatttttatattttgataaataaaaaagaaaatgaaaatctttttatgaaaatcttagAGTACTAACCTGgcattatattctcctaatacaaattgaagaaaattgaagtaattttggccaaaaaacacaaaaaaatgagaaaaaatccatcaatttttaaacaaaattttccattttcacgaatttcccggaaatttttcatcgatgttttttgcgaaaaacacattctaagcaagaggttcaggagtggcagaaaattttcgtcctttttgccctaggaccaaccgttttcgagatatagcgatttttcattttcaaaaggtaaatttttcaagacaaatttcaccaaaaattatgaaaatttttaacatttgtattaggagaatataagttgacaAGGGAAATAGTATTACCTGATAGGGAAATGGTAAGTTAGTGTTTTCACCCTAAAAACCCTTTTCTTTTTTCTGGtattaattagtataaataaaacttttacctTCTTTGTTCGTTTCGTTTGTTCCATTTACATAGCGAATTATTTGCACCTTAtgtgcaaataaaaaagaaaggattggaaaaatcaatttgataatttgtagtaaagaaaacataacatagtaaagtatgaattttaaaaattatttcagtgaaaaaacttattacaaaaacaaaatacatttaaatgccATTTATGGTAAACTTGCTGAACTAATATTAATTTCGATGGTGGGTGCTGTCTATGGTCATGTTTACCATAATTTGTAATCTGCCcactatcattaaaaaaattgacattttacaGAGGGTAATCCAACTGACATTTAATACAACTTATTAACCACAAATTTAAACATGaacaaatgaaaacttttaacttttagATCAATTTGAGTTTGTACCTCGATGtaattataagtattatatatttatcaaaactgACGGAATCTAATTTGGTGTaggttgattaaaaaaaaaaaacaaaacaaaattggaaaatcatgattatttattatgtaaaaaagtaGCTAAATTatactatgaaaataaatatataattaattaatataatcaataattataatataacactatttgtttatttatattttcggcatgcctatttattatgtaaactttttattaaattaatgaatataaataaactatatttataaatacacattacacatacatatatttaataccgatacattgaatttatttattaatttttattaaatttatctatgtaatttaaaaaaatgcaaaaagtagCATCACATTTAAGAACAtgaaacaaatttgacatttctaacataacaaaataaaatgatacactGCGCGCCATCTATCTACATAATAAGAAAACtatgcttaaattttaaattaccgactgaaaaataaatacaaatatggtCTGAGCTAAAATGTGTagctatttgaataaaaaaaattactttgtaaaaatgtctaattataaaatataaataattaattaatataatcaataattataataaaatataatataaatattttttcacttacCTTTTCGTCATATTTAtcatgtaaacttttttttattaaataaattaggatacattttaaaattaaaactaaaattatcacttttcgtaaaatgtcaaaataaaatgatacactGCGCGCCATCTATGCACATAATAGAAAAGCTatgcttatattataaattattgtaaaataaaatacaaccacAATAATTGAATactaatgttaataaaaaatcgaatagatttaaaataattatcatatttgtctaattaatataaatcactTACCTAGATGAAATTCATTCACGTTCGATATTCTAATTCATAGGTTATATGTATGACAGCTGATTATTTGTAATAGCAAAACATTGACAGTCTATGCGTTATCAAACCTGCCATTTTGAAACACACATATTAAGTAGGCGTAGCAAAATATCAAACcccttttaaacttaaaaatttattttaaaaaataaaccataaaaccacttttttctaggaagaacactcaccattaaattacctttcaaataaaaccaaagaaaccattaaaaaataaaccataaaaccccttttttctagtaagaacactcaccattaaattacctttcaaacaaaactaaagaaaccattaaaaaataaaccataaaaccccttttttctagtaagaacactcaccattaaattacctttcaaacaaaaccaaagaaatcattaaaaaataaaccataaaaccccttttttctagtaagaacactcaccattaaataacctttcaaacaaaaccaaagaaaccattaaaaaataaaccataaaaccccttttttctagtaagaacactcaccattaagttacctttcaaacaaaaccaaagaaaccattaaaaaataaaccataaaaccccttttttctagtaagaacactcaccattaaattacctttcaaacaaaaccaaagaaaccattaaaaaataaaccataaaaccccttttttctagtaagaacactcaccattaaattacctttcaaacaaaaccaaagaaaaaaattaaaaaataaaccataaaaccccttttttctagtaagaacactcaccattaaattacctttcaaacaaaaccaaagaaaaaaattaaaaaataaaccataaaaccccttttttctagtaagaacactcaccattaaattacctttcaaacaaaaccaaagaaaccattaaaaaataaaccataaaaccccttttttctagtaagaacactcaccattaagttacctttcaaacaaaaccaaagaaaccattaaaaaataaaccataaaaccccttttttctagtaagaacactcaccattaagttacctttcaaacaaaaccaaagaaaaaaattaaaaaataaaccataaaaccccttttttctagttcgagggttaaaaaatatgatgacTGGCGGGGAGGGAGCCTAAATATATGttgatgaatattatttttagtggatTTATCAAACAATTCTTCGTCGTCTGGTTGATGAAATCGATTGTTTGAATGAAGCATTACATCGTCATAACTTTGTTGGTGTACAAATCGGTGCAGTTGGATTAGAACGTTTACGTAAAACAGCTCAAACACAATTAGCTCAACAATATGTACCAACTTTATGTTCATTAATACCATTCTTAGAAGTGAATTCGAATCAAGAGTATTTAGTAAAATGGATTCAAGAACTAGCAAAAGGTGGTTCGATGAGTGAATATCGTTGGAATTCTGGTTCAACTTTCAATGGTAAACAATGGGAGGATCATTTACCAACCGATGCTGCTGTAAGTACCTGTAcctaaactttatttattttatttattattcatcaaattaaaataagaaaattatttaaaaaatacatttttctcatTATGTCGTCTGATGGTAGCCatccatattgaattttcttgaTTGCCATGTCTTCagtacaaatcgattgacgtccaAATCATCCAAATCGATACACATACATTTACtggattgtttttatcaattaaatgatGGTGGAGGAACAGCCTGtactgtaatataaaaatgttaattattttaattttagattgtaATGCATTTGATGGCTACTTATTTGGATACACAATTGGTTCCATTACCACATCAACCAGATGCAAGAAAGTTTGTTGTGgataatgggtatgttgttaacctgtgaacagaaaaattaaaaacagtcattttgtggctctaataataaaaagagtcctttggaatgaacccatccacatttgTCAGCTTCCGGTAAATGTTTATTAACGTCAGCTTGTCTCTATCTTTGGATATCTCTAAATCCAAAAATGGTAAGTTTTCATCCAGCTTCTCTTCGACGAATTCCTTCAAATTCCTTCTTGAAGTTTGTTGTGgataatgggtatgttgttaacctgtgaacagaaaaattaaaaacagtcattttgtggctctaataataaaaagagtcctttggaatgaacccatccacatttgTCAGCTTCCGGTAAATGTTTATTAACGTCAGCTTGTCTCTATCTTTGGatatttttaaatccaaaaatggTAAGTTTTCATCCAGCTCCTCTTCGACGGTGATTTTGATGTTGGGTTCCGTTTTGTTcagaaattccaaaaaatcttgTACGCTCGTTTTCTTAgtatttataattgtaaatatgtcatCTACGTAACGATACCAATGTTGTGGGAAACACTTGTTTTACGCTGCTTGTTTTAAATTCCTTTCCAATCTTGACATGAAGACATATTGGTTTCAGGTacctgttaataaaattttttattaaattgaaaataaatttgttcaatGCATAATCTCGTTAACCGGAGATATTCTCCTTTATCCACTTCAGGCACATTGTTCTCCGTCCGCCATTCCTCCAAGTGGTCCAACGCTTTATTAATTGGCACACTAGGAAAAAGGGCCGTTACGTTAAAAGATTCAAACTTATCCCCATCTAATAAATTGACACCCTTAAGTTTTTCTATGAGTTCCATAGAATTCGTGACACTATTACCTGTTGGCTTGTTGAATTTGCGATCTTGTATGTTGTTGAGCTGATTCCGGATATATATGCCGCATACCATCTCTTTCCTTGTGAATTTTCGGCAATCAGTAGCTGACATTGTTTGATTgcctcttttatttttttgatgttcTTTTGGACTGAATCCTTCTCGACACGTTGATATGGTCCTTCCCTTAATAGCTTTTATTTACAAGAgagttcaataaataataatgggtCATAGAAAAGCCACTACTTACGTCATATCGAAAACTCGTTATTTACTTTCAAGTTTTCTAAGTTACAATCCAGTCCAGTCCATCAACAAAACTAGGTACTAGGTATTCAATGTTGGTTGACCATGCCATTCATACAAATTACTTATCTCTCAATCCATTATTGTGATTCTTTTAAATTCATACCAATCATAACAAATCGGAATAAATCTAAGGGGGAAACaaactcataaaaaaactaaagtttttgagttttagcgagattaacgcacagcaatttatttttatatatacagattgaAACATTGATtgatacattgaaaaaaaaaacccaactcaacccacacccacactcaacccaacccaacttaacccaacccaacccaaccacacactcaacccaacccaacccaaccacaCACTCACCCACGCTTACAAGTTGTCTCCTCGATCACCAGGTCTGTCACCTTACGACTATATTTTATGGAGTGATCTTAAAACACGTTTATACATAAACAAACCACGTACACTTTATGCCCCGAGTGAAACAATAacactaatatttattaaaagtataacttgtgtttgaaaaattatgtattacaaaatta
The Chrysoperla carnea chromosome 4, inChrCarn1.1, whole genome shotgun sequence genome window above contains:
- the LOC123298397 gene encoding ragulator complex protein LAMTOR3-A-like, with product MVEELKKYMNTLLNRVHGLHCILISDRDGVPVVKVTSDKVPELAQRPTFLSTFALASDQGSKLGLGKNKTLICMYSQYQVIQFNKLLLVINLIASSEANTGHCLALEEYLEPILNDLKTAVIEP
- the LOC123298427 gene encoding erlin-2-like, producing MEQTKRTKKVVEKDAETERKKAIIEAEKVAQVAKIQYEQKVMEKESLQRIALIEDEMHLARQKSRTDAEFYQAQRHAEANQLLLTPEYLELRKYETLAQNSKIYFGNSIPNMFVSSTMMNHESKPSTASTSSDVTDTDTSSSGPGQKTK
- the LOC123297619 gene encoding transmembrane protein 209-like — encoded protein: MSEYRWNSGSTFNGKQWEDHLPTDAAIVMHLMATYLDTQLVPLPHQPDARKFVVDNGYVVNL